The genomic stretch aagctgcctttctcctacctcgtcccagtgcaacggtgatcggcaccttcttccatatagcaactcataaggtgccattccgatcgtcgactggtagctattgttgtatgagaactcgatcagtggtaagtacttgttccatgatcctctgaaatcaagtacacatgcgcgtagcatatccactaagatctgaatcgtacgctcagactgcccatctgtctgaggatggaaagctatactaaggcttaacttagtacccatagcttgctgtaagcttctccaaaatcttgacgtaaatattgatcctctatctgacactatcgtcttggggattccatgcaatcgtacaatctcatggatgtagatgtctgcatgttggtctgccgtatatgaagtcttaacaggcagaaaatgagccgacttggttagtctatctatgactatccaagcggaatcatgctgcttattcgtctttggcagacccgttacgaagtccatggctatatcgtcccacttccattccggtatgctaagcggttgcaataatcctgcaggccgctgatgctctgccttcacttgctggcataccagacacttagatacatactccgctatgtccttcttcatccctggccaccaatagactgccttgatgtcatgagtcatcttggtagaccctggatgaactgagtacggggtattgtgcgcttcttctaggatcgtcttcttaatactctgatcatctggcacgcatacccgatccttatatctcaataaaccttgactagatattgagaaatctgtagttttgccttctctgactgcatccgtgTGTGCTGCTAGcgagtcatcatgtctctgaccattccgtatgtcttctagcaaatttgattggatagacaagttagccagcttgcctacaaccacttcgatttaggcactgatcagctcccgctgtagcggcttttctattctgcataaggctgctaagttcccatagctttacctactaagcgcatcggccactacgttcgcctttcctgggtggtataggatttcgtagtcgtaatcctttactaactctaactacctgcgctgcctcatgttgagctccttctgcgtaaagaagtattttaaacttttgtggtccgtgtaaatctcgcaccgttctccgtaaagataatggcgccagatttttaacgcaaagaccaccgctgccgactccatatcgtgagttggatagcgttgttcatactcctttaactgacgtgaggcgtaggctatcaccttgtcgttttgcatcaacacgcatcccaatcctagctttgatgcatcgcagtagacaacgaacttatcgttgggtgttgggacactaagtactggtgttgagcaaagcttatccttaagtaactggaagctttcctcacacatatcattccagttaaacttttgttgcttccgggtcaggttggtgagtggagtggctatcttagaaaagccctctacaaactttctatagtaacctgctagccctaagaagcttcttacttctgacgcgttctttggtctaggccaatccttcacggcctctaccttcgatggatctactggaactccgtctttcgatatgatgtgcccgaggaacgccacttatGAAAGCCATCCGCTGCCGCTGCCGCTGATGCTGCTGCCGCTGCAGACAATGCTGACGCTGCTACTGCCGCCGCCGCCGCTGCTGCCGCCGCTGCTTCCGCCGCCGCCGCTGTCGCCGCCGCTGTCGCCGCCGCTGCCGCCGCCGCGCAACCGCTGCTGTCGCCGCTGCTGCTGCCGCTAATGCCGACGCTGCTGCTGCCGTCGCTGCTGCTGCCGCTGCCACCAATGCCGCTGCTGCCGCCGCCGCCGCTGCGGCCTCCGCTGCTGCCGCCGCTGCTACTGCCGCTGCCGCCGCTACAACCGTTGTCGCTGCCGCCTCGGCCGCTGCTGCCTCCGCTGCTGCCGCCGCTGCCGCTGCTGCCGCTGCTGCTGCCGCTTCTGCCTCCGCTAATGCCGCTGCTACTGATGCCGCTGCCGCCTTTGCCGCCGCTGCCTCTGCCGCTGCTGCTGCCGCTGCCGCTGCAGCTGCCGCCgctgatgtgcccgaggaacgccacttgtgaaagccatcCGCTGCCGCTGCTGACTTTGTTGACGCTGCCGCTGCCACTGCCACCGCTGCCGCCGCCGCCGCTGCTGCCAATGCCGCTGCTGCCGCCGCCGCCGCTGCCGCCGCCGCCGCTTCCGCTGCTGCTGCCGCCACTGCCGCCGCTGCCTCTGCCGTGCAACAGCTGCCGCTGCCGCCTCTGCCGCCGCTGCCGCTGCTGCCTCCGCTGCGCCTGCCAGCTCTGCCGCTGCTGCCGCCGCCGCTGCCACCACTACCGCTTCCGCCGCCGATGCCGCTGCCGCCGCCGCCGATGCCGTAGCCGCCGCCGTCTCTGCTGCTGCCGCCGCCGCTGTCGCTGCCTCCGCCGTTGCCgctgccgccgccgccgccgctgccgccgctgctgctgctgctgccgccGCTGCTGCCGCCACTGCCGCTGCTGCCGCC from Humulus lupulus chromosome 5, drHumLupu1.1, whole genome shotgun sequence encodes the following:
- the LOC133779499 gene encoding uncharacterized protein LOC133779499, which encodes MDSSVGGGISSSSSGGGSGSSGGGGSGSSGGGGSGGGNSGSGGSSSSGGDGSSGGGGISSSAGSSAGGSSGSSGSSGSGGSSGGSSGSGGSSGGSSSSSGGSGGGGGSGNGGGSDSGGGSSRDGGGYGIGGGGSGIGGGSGSGGSGGGSSGRAGRRSGGSSGSGGRGGSGSCCTAEAAAAVAAAAAEAAAAAAAAAAAAALAAAAAAAAVAVAAAASTKSAAAADGFHKWRSSGTSAAAAAAAAAAAAAEAAAAKAAAASVAAALAEAEAAAAAAAAAAAAAAEAAAAEAAATTVVAAAAAVAAAAAAEAAAAAAAAAALVAAAAAATAAAASALAAAAAATAAVARRRQRRRQRRRQRRRRKQRRQQRRRRQ